A genome region from Actinobacillus arthritidis includes the following:
- a CDS encoding glycosyltransferase has protein sequence MGLGDQDILNILFRHTWLSLYRKYNYQFGNYSYLQQLNHFKLYS, from the coding sequence GTGGGTTTAGGAGATCAAGATATTTTAAATATACTGTTTCGGCATACTTGGTTGTCTTTATATCGAAAATATAATTATCAATTTGGTAATTACTCTTACTTACAGCAATTAAATCATTTTAAATTGTATTCGTAG
- the cysI gene encoding assimilatory sulfite reductase (NADPH) hemoprotein subunit, whose product MSDKKTKGLEWQEKPLSDNERLKTDSNFLRGTILEDLKDGLTGGFKGDNFQLIRFHGMYEQDDRDIRAERLEEKLEPLKFMLLRCRLPGGIIKPYQWIEIDKFAREHTRYQSIRLTNRQTFQYHGVPKGKLQPMHRLLHSIGLDSIATATDMNRNVLCTSNPIESELHQQAYEFAKKISEHLLPRSRGYLDVWVDGKKVESSDDLLKIEDEPILGKTFLPRKFKTAVAIPPLNDVDVYANDLNFIAIQDENGQLCGFNVLVGGGLSFEHGNTKTYPNVAYSLGFVPLEHTLAAEGVVKTQRDFGNRSDRKNARVRYTVQNMTLDGFRAEVERCMNIKFEPTRPYEFTERGDRIGWVKGIDNNWHLTLFIESGRITDKPEKPLMTGVLELAKVHKGDFRITANQNLIVANVAEQDKAQIEAIARQYGLIQEISKLRENAMSCVSLPTCPLAMAEAERVLPDFITELDKVLSKHHVSDESIITRITGRPNGRGRAMLAEIGLVGKAVGRYNLHIGGDRAGLRIPRLYKENITLPEIVNEIDQLVARWATERQANEAFGDFVIRSNIIAPVVNAHIDFWDATKIIPTKQQ is encoded by the coding sequence ATGAGTGATAAAAAAACCAAAGGCTTAGAGTGGCAAGAAAAACCGTTATCTGACAACGAGCGTTTAAAAACCGACAGTAATTTCTTACGTGGTACGATTTTAGAGGATTTAAAAGACGGCTTAACCGGTGGCTTTAAAGGCGATAATTTCCAATTAATTCGCTTCCACGGTATGTATGAACAAGACGACCGTGATATTCGTGCCGAACGTTTAGAAGAAAAACTTGAGCCGTTAAAATTTATGTTACTACGTTGCCGCTTACCCGGCGGTATTATCAAACCTTATCAATGGATTGAAATTGATAAATTTGCCCGTGAACATACTCGTTATCAGTCGATTCGTTTAACCAATCGCCAAACATTCCAATATCACGGTGTACCAAAAGGCAAATTACAACCGATGCACCGTTTGTTACATAGTATCGGTTTGGATTCCATTGCGACTGCGACTGATATGAATCGTAATGTACTTTGTACTTCAAATCCGATTGAAAGCGAACTACACCAACAAGCGTATGAGTTTGCCAAAAAAATCTCTGAACATCTCCTACCTCGTTCTCGTGGCTACTTAGATGTTTGGGTCGATGGCAAAAAAGTCGAAAGTTCGGACGATTTACTCAAAATTGAAGATGAGCCGATTCTCGGTAAAACCTTCCTACCGCGTAAATTTAAAACCGCGGTTGCTATTCCACCACTTAACGATGTGGATGTATATGCCAACGATTTAAACTTTATTGCGATTCAAGATGAAAACGGACAGCTATGTGGCTTTAACGTATTAGTCGGTGGCGGATTGTCCTTCGAACACGGTAATACCAAAACTTATCCGAATGTAGCTTATTCACTCGGCTTCGTACCATTGGAACACACGCTTGCCGCCGAAGGCGTGGTAAAAACCCAACGTGATTTCGGTAACCGTTCTGATCGTAAAAATGCACGTGTACGTTATACCGTACAAAATATGACGCTTGACGGCTTTAGAGCGGAAGTGGAACGTTGTATGAATATCAAATTCGAACCGACACGTCCATATGAATTTACCGAGCGAGGCGACCGTATCGGCTGGGTAAAAGGTATCGACAATAACTGGCACTTAACCTTATTCATTGAAAGTGGTCGTATTACCGATAAACCTGAAAAACCTTTAATGACAGGTGTTTTGGAACTCGCTAAAGTACACAAAGGTGATTTTCGTATCACAGCTAATCAAAATCTGATTGTGGCTAATGTGGCGGAACAAGATAAAGCACAAATTGAGGCGATAGCTCGCCAATACGGATTAATCCAAGAAATCTCAAAATTGCGTGAGAATGCGATGTCTTGCGTATCCTTACCAACTTGCCCATTAGCCATGGCAGAAGCGGAACGCGTATTACCGGATTTTATTACTGAACTCGATAAAGTTCTGAGTAAACATCACGTTTCCGATGAAAGTATTATTACCCGTATCACCGGTCGCCCAAATGGTCGCGGACGAGCAATGTTGGCGGAAATTGGTTTAGTTGGTAAAGCGGTTGGACGTTATAACCTACATATCGGCGGCGATCGTGCAGGTTTGCGTATTCCTCGCTTATATAAAGAAAATATTACTTTACCAGAAATTGTGAATGAAATTGACCAATTAGTCGCACGTTGGGCAACTGAGCGTCAAGCGAATGAGGCTTTCGGTGACTTTGTTATTCGCTCTAATATCATTGCCCCGGTTGTCAATGCTCACATTGATTTCTGGGACGCAACGAAAATTATTCCAACAAAACAACAATAA
- a CDS encoding assimilatory sulfite reductase (NADPH) flavoprotein subunit translates to MSVENKGELPLSTDTVQVLANLNHLQLAWLSGYTWAKAQGVKSIAEHFAKNTSDSTALVATEPLKVTVLSASQTGNAKSVADKLTERLTAIGVNVTRTSLKDYKAKNIADEKLVLLVTSTQGEGEAPEEGVLLLKLINGKKAPKLDRLQFAVLGLGDSSYPNFCQAGKDFDRRFEELGGSRLFDRVDADLDFQATADQWINEIVDIIKAKNNEGVTANLASTTSQSSVATNQSKYNKENPFPATLMTNQRITAKDAEKDVRHLEFDLSGSDLSYQSGDVLGVYFENDPALVNEILTAIGLTGEEQVTLQDQTLPLSTALQTQFELTQNTVAFVKNYAALANHSELDAIVANSEQLQNFVQNTPLVDVLNRYPATLSAEQFIALLRPLTPRLYSISSAQAEVGEEVHLSVGVVRYEHNGKVRAGGASSYLADRVEEDGQVRIFIEHNDNFKLPQDSSKPIIMIGSGTGIAPFRSFVQQRLADEAEGKNWLIFGNQHFASDFLYQTEWQQFAKDGFLHKYSFAWSRDQEQKIYVQDKIREEAETLWQWLQQGAYIYVCGDASRMAKDVNQALLDVIAQQGNLNADEAEEYLDNLREEKRYQRDVY, encoded by the coding sequence ATGAGCGTTGAAAATAAAGGGGAATTACCTTTATCTACTGATACTGTCCAAGTTTTAGCAAATTTAAATCATTTACAACTGGCATGGCTATCTGGTTATACCTGGGCAAAAGCTCAAGGTGTAAAGAGTATTGCTGAACATTTTGCAAAAAACACTTCTGATTCAACCGCTTTAGTGGCAACAGAACCACTTAAAGTGACTGTCCTTTCCGCTTCACAAACCGGCAATGCCAAATCAGTTGCCGATAAATTAACGGAGCGTTTAACAGCTATCGGAGTAAATGTCACACGTACATCTCTAAAAGATTATAAAGCCAAAAATATTGCCGATGAAAAACTCGTATTATTGGTAACATCTACACAAGGCGAAGGCGAAGCACCGGAAGAAGGTGTGCTGTTATTAAAGCTAATCAATGGTAAAAAAGCACCGAAATTAGACCGCTTGCAATTTGCCGTATTAGGCTTAGGCGATTCTTCTTATCCAAATTTCTGCCAAGCCGGCAAAGATTTTGATCGTCGTTTTGAGGAGTTAGGTGGTTCTCGTTTATTTGATCGCGTTGATGCCGATTTAGATTTCCAAGCAACTGCGGATCAGTGGATCAATGAGATTGTCGACATCATTAAAGCTAAAAATAACGAAGGTGTAACGGCGAATTTAGCATCAACAACATCTCAAAGCTCCGTAGCAACGAACCAATCAAAATACAATAAAGAGAACCCTTTTCCTGCAACCTTAATGACTAATCAACGTATCACGGCTAAGGATGCAGAAAAAGATGTACGTCATTTAGAGTTTGATTTAAGCGGATCCGATTTGAGCTACCAATCTGGCGATGTACTGGGTGTTTATTTTGAAAACGATCCTGCATTGGTAAATGAAATCCTGACTGCTATCGGTTTAACTGGAGAAGAACAAGTAACTCTGCAAGATCAAACGCTACCGTTATCTACTGCTTTACAAACGCAATTTGAATTAACTCAAAACACAGTGGCTTTCGTTAAAAACTATGCGGCACTCGCCAATCACTCAGAATTAGACGCGATTGTAGCGAACAGTGAGCAATTACAAAATTTTGTACAAAATACACCGCTTGTCGATGTACTTAATCGCTATCCGGCAACACTCTCTGCTGAGCAATTTATTGCTTTACTACGTCCGTTAACTCCTCGTTTATATTCAATTTCCTCCGCACAAGCTGAAGTTGGCGAAGAAGTACATCTTAGTGTTGGGGTTGTTCGCTATGAACATAATGGCAAAGTACGTGCCGGCGGTGCATCAAGTTATTTAGCCGATCGTGTGGAAGAAGACGGACAAGTGCGAATTTTTATTGAACATAACGACAATTTCAAATTACCACAAGATTCTTCCAAACCGATCATTATGATCGGTTCCGGTACTGGTATCGCACCATTCAGATCCTTTGTACAACAACGTCTTGCTGATGAAGCTGAAGGTAAAAACTGGCTGATTTTTGGTAATCAACATTTCGCTTCCGATTTCCTCTATCAAACTGAATGGCAACAATTTGCTAAAGACGGTTTCCTACATAAATATAGCTTTGCGTGGTCACGTGATCAGGAGCAAAAAATTTATGTACAAGACAAGATCCGTGAAGAAGCCGAAACACTATGGCAATGGCTACAACAAGGGGCTTATATTTATGTGTGTGGCGATGCAAGCCGTATGGCGAAAGATGTTAATCAAGCGTTATTAGATGTCATTGCACAGCAAGGTAATCTAAATGCGGATGAAGCAGAAGAATATTTAGATAATTTACGTGAAGAAAAACGTTATCAACGTGATGTTTATTAA
- a CDS encoding sulfate adenylyltransferase subunit 1, with protein sequence MSNLNQYAPLRFITAGSVDDGKSTLIGRLLYDSKALLSDQLLSLNKSKNAGEVIDFSILTDGLEAEREQGITIDVAYRYFSTAKRKFIIADTPGHEQYTRNMVTGASTANVAVVLIDASQLDFSQAELELLPQTKRHSAILKHLRTPHVIVAVNKMDLLDFDVAKFEAITTAYRKLADQLGIQQVQFVPVSALQGDNIVHKSERTPWYDGEPLLTILENLPSNENLSERATDFHFPVQLVSRLDQDKADDFRGYQGRIEAGSVSVGDTIRIEPNGYTSTVSEIISPNGIVQSAVAGEQVTIRLADDIDISRGDTFVAQHSPIIATKRLTATVCWFDQRALNPARKYLLKHTTQTVFTKVTAVDHVLDVKTLSNFSEADSLKLNDIGKVQLSLQKPITATTYAQNVATGSFILIDEATYHTVAAGMILATE encoded by the coding sequence ATGAGCAATTTAAACCAATATGCCCCACTTCGTTTCATCACTGCCGGTAGCGTAGATGATGGTAAAAGCACGTTAATCGGGCGTTTACTTTACGATAGCAAAGCCCTATTAAGCGACCAGTTATTAAGTTTGAATAAATCTAAAAATGCCGGTGAAGTCATTGATTTTTCGATTCTAACCGACGGCTTAGAAGCAGAACGTGAGCAAGGTATCACAATTGATGTGGCATACCGTTATTTCTCCACCGCCAAACGCAAATTTATCATTGCCGACACACCAGGACATGAACAATATACGCGTAATATGGTGACCGGTGCTTCAACTGCTAATGTTGCTGTGGTGTTGATTGATGCTTCACAATTAGATTTTAGCCAAGCAGAATTGGAATTGTTGCCACAAACCAAACGTCATTCGGCAATCCTAAAACATTTACGGACACCACATGTTATTGTGGCGGTAAATAAAATGGATTTATTGGATTTTGATGTTGCAAAATTTGAAGCAATTACCACCGCTTACCGCAAGTTAGCCGATCAGCTTGGCATTCAACAGGTGCAATTTGTACCGGTTTCTGCGTTGCAAGGCGACAATATCGTTCATAAAAGCGAACGCACACCTTGGTATGACGGAGAGCCGTTACTCACCATTTTAGAAAACTTACCGAGCAACGAGAATTTATCGGAACGTGCGACAGATTTTCATTTTCCGGTGCAGTTAGTCAGCCGTTTAGATCAAGATAAAGCGGATGATTTCCGAGGTTATCAAGGCAGAATTGAGGCAGGTTCGGTGAGTGTTGGCGATACGATTCGAATCGAACCGAATGGCTACACCTCGACCGTATCGGAAATTATTAGCCCGAATGGTATCGTGCAAAGTGCGGTTGCTGGTGAGCAAGTCACGATTCGTTTAGCGGATGATATTGATATTTCTCGTGGCGATACTTTTGTGGCACAACATTCACCGATTATCGCCACAAAACGCTTAACTGCTACGGTATGTTGGTTTGACCAACGTGCATTAAATCCGGCACGTAAATATTTACTGAAGCACACCACACAAACTGTATTTACTAAAGTGACAGCAGTTGATCACGTGCTTGATGTAAAAACCTTGAGCAATTTCAGCGAAGCGGACAGCTTGAAATTAAACGATATTGGCAAAGTACAACTCAGCTTACAAAAGCCGATTACCGCTACCACTTATGCACAAAATGTTGCGACGGGCTCATTTATTTTAATTGATGAAGCGACCTATCACACGGTTGCCGCAGGGATGATTCTCGCGACTGAATAA
- a CDS encoding phosphoadenylyl-sulfate reductase, whose protein sequence is MNFFNPTLWAIPTPSEADFANLSPKETALYERIQQISQQHHNVKFASSLAVEDMLITDVIAKSQADITVFTLETGRLNPETLALVDKVKENYPALDFQLYYPDTQKAAEYDQQKGKFAFYESVELRRECCFIRKIEPLNRALQDADAWLTGQRREQSMTRTELALHEQDTSRGIDKYNPIFDWSELEVWAYILKHQIPYNELYKQGFPSIGCEPCTRPVKAGEDIRAGRWWWENKDSKECGLHK, encoded by the coding sequence ATGAATTTTTTTAATCCGACATTATGGGCAATCCCAACACCGTCCGAAGCGGATTTTGCAAATCTTAGCCCAAAAGAAACCGCTTTATATGAGCGTATTCAGCAGATTAGCCAACAACATCACAATGTGAAATTCGCTAGCAGTTTAGCGGTGGAAGATATGCTGATTACCGATGTGATCGCCAAAAGCCAAGCAGACATAACCGTGTTTACTTTGGAAACCGGACGTTTAAATCCGGAAACGTTAGCCTTGGTCGATAAAGTCAAAGAAAATTATCCGGCTTTAGATTTCCAACTTTATTATCCCGATACACAAAAAGCGGCGGAATATGATCAGCAAAAAGGTAAATTCGCCTTTTATGAAAGTGTGGAATTACGCCGAGAATGTTGTTTTATCCGCAAAATCGAACCGCTTAATCGAGCCTTACAAGATGCGGATGCGTGGCTAACCGGACAACGCCGAGAACAATCGATGACTCGTACCGAGCTTGCTTTACATGAACAAGATACGAGCCGAGGTATCGATAAATATAATCCGATTTTCGATTGGTCTGAATTAGAGGTTTGGGCGTATATCTTAAAACATCAAATTCCCTATAACGAACTGTATAAACAAGGTTTTCCGAGTATTGGTTGCGAACCTTGTACTCGTCCAGTCAAAGCTGGAGAAGATATCCGAGCCGGTCGTTGGTGGTGGGAAAACAAAGACAGCAAAGAGTGTGGATTACATAAATAA
- a CDS encoding sulfate ABC transporter substrate-binding protein, which yields MMIVKKFYFLTACLMLSAQTYAVELLNVSYDPTRELYKEYNRLFADYWQQQSGEQVTIKTSHGGSGKQARAVIDGLQADIVSLALAGDIDALNKHQDLIDPNWQQRLAERSLPYYSTIVFLVRKGNPKQIYDWQDLVRDPSIEVITPNPKTSGGARWNFWPLGRMQNSILGQSKQALDFVSQLYKQVPVLDTGARGATMSFIQRGLGDVLLAWENEAYLALQEEGGDQFEIVTPKVSIVAEPPVAVVDKVVDKKGTRKQAEAYLQYLYSEATQRLIAKHYYRPTSGPILAEFRQQFPDLTLLKMHEVFGGGWELIQPKFFDDGAIFDQILEKIYQ from the coding sequence ATGATGATTGTAAAAAAGTTCTACTTTTTAACCGCTTGTTTAATGCTGTCAGCACAGACTTATGCGGTTGAGTTATTAAACGTTTCTTATGATCCGACCCGTGAGCTATACAAAGAATATAACCGCCTGTTTGCTGACTATTGGCAACAGCAAAGTGGTGAGCAGGTCACGATAAAAACGTCACATGGCGGATCCGGTAAACAGGCTCGGGCAGTGATTGACGGCTTGCAAGCAGATATTGTCAGCTTGGCATTAGCCGGCGATATTGATGCGTTGAACAAACATCAAGATCTTATTGATCCAAATTGGCAACAACGTTTGGCGGAACGTAGCTTACCGTATTACTCAACTATTGTGTTTTTAGTGCGTAAAGGAAATCCAAAACAGATCTACGACTGGCAGGATTTAGTGCGAGATCCGAGTATTGAAGTGATTACGCCAAATCCGAAAACTTCCGGCGGAGCAAGGTGGAATTTTTGGCCGCTTGGGCGTATGCAAAACAGCATTTTGGGACAGAGCAAACAGGCATTAGATTTTGTAAGCCAATTGTATAAGCAAGTGCCGGTATTAGATACCGGAGCAAGAGGGGCGACGATGAGCTTTATCCAGCGAGGCTTGGGTGATGTCTTACTTGCTTGGGAAAATGAGGCTTATCTCGCTTTACAGGAAGAAGGCGGTGATCAGTTTGAAATAGTTACCCCAAAAGTTTCGATTGTCGCCGAACCGCCAGTGGCTGTGGTAGATAAAGTGGTAGATAAAAAAGGCACTCGTAAACAAGCGGAGGCTTATCTGCAATATTTATACAGCGAAGCGACACAACGCCTGATTGCCAAACATTATTATCGTCCTACAAGCGGTCCAATTTTAGCGGAGTTTCGCCAACAATTTCCGGATTTGACCTTGTTAAAAATGCACGAGGTTTTTGGTGGTGGTTGGGAATTGATTCAGCCGAAATTTTTTGATGACGGTGCGATCTTCGATCAAATTTTAGAAAAGATTTATCAATAA
- the cysT gene encoding sulfate ABC transporter permease subunit CysT, whose product MRQTRIIPGFNLSLGYTLTFLSLVVLIPLAGLFIFSAQISAEQFLKLITSRQLLLALGLSFKSAFSAALLNSFIGLLLAWVLVRYQFWGKRLMDTFIDMPFALPTAVAGIALTAIYSRNGIIGQFFETKIAYSSLGITLALLFVTLPFVVRTLQPVLEDLPKDVEEAAEILGASPFQTFRYVIFPAILPAWITGFTLAFARGIGEYGSVVFISGNLPFRTEILPLVIMSKLDQYDYIGAATIGALMLIISFVLIFVINLIQRYFAKRTAK is encoded by the coding sequence ATGCGACAAACTCGAATTATTCCCGGTTTTAATCTTTCGTTAGGCTACACGCTGACCTTTTTAAGTCTTGTCGTACTGATTCCGTTAGCTGGTCTATTTATCTTTTCCGCTCAAATTTCTGCTGAGCAATTTCTCAAATTAATTACCAGCCGACAGTTATTATTGGCATTAGGCTTGTCTTTTAAAAGCGCATTTAGTGCCGCGTTGCTGAACAGTTTTATCGGCTTGCTGTTGGCATGGGTATTGGTGCGTTATCAGTTTTGGGGTAAGCGTTTGATGGATACGTTTATTGATATGCCGTTTGCGCTCCCGACTGCGGTGGCAGGCATTGCTCTCACGGCAATTTATTCTCGCAACGGTATTATCGGGCAATTTTTTGAAACGAAGATCGCTTATAGTTCACTGGGCATTACTTTAGCTCTCTTGTTTGTCACTTTGCCTTTTGTAGTGCGAACGCTACAACCGGTGTTGGAAGACTTACCGAAGGATGTGGAAGAAGCGGCGGAAATTTTAGGTGCGAGCCCGTTTCAAACCTTTCGCTATGTGATTTTTCCGGCAATTTTACCGGCTTGGATCACCGGTTTTACCCTTGCTTTTGCACGGGGCATCGGTGAATACGGTTCGGTCGTATTTATTTCCGGTAATTTACCGTTTAGAACCGAAATTCTACCGCTGGTGATTATGTCAAAACTGGATCAATATGATTATATCGGTGCGGCAACCATTGGTGCATTAATGCTAATCATCTCATTTGTACTGATTTTTGTGATCAACCTAATTCAGCGTTACTTCGCGAAGCGGACAGCAAAATAA
- a CDS encoding sulfate/molybdate ABC transporter ATP-binding protein, with protein MAISVKQINKTFNQFQALNNIDFTIQNGELTALLGPSGCGKTTLLRIIAGLETATSGQILFDDCDVTRLSAKERDIGFVFQHYALFRHMTIADNIAFGLRMKPKQERLSEAEIQAKVKHLLELIQLEHIGGRYPDQLSGGQRQRVALARAIATEPKVLLLDEPFGALDAKVRKDLRRWSRDFHHEINLTSIFVTHDQDEALEVSDKIILMNKGQIEQIGTPEQVYKQPKSAFVANFLGDVNILHGYILAGVLHIDTFNKPIEQCYLADDVVVYVRPHEIAISKTYKENSLKGIISRVHTAGPTVFLEVLHKNHEPIEISVSYAQFGQEQFAVGDEVYFQPLLLNFFVQNELIEFMI; from the coding sequence ATGGCAATTAGCGTTAAACAAATTAATAAAACATTCAATCAATTCCAAGCACTCAATAATATTGATTTTACTATTCAAAATGGTGAATTAACTGCCTTACTCGGACCTTCAGGCTGTGGAAAAACTACCTTACTACGTATTATTGCCGGACTGGAAACCGCAACAAGCGGTCAAATTTTGTTTGATGATTGCGATGTAACCCGACTTTCGGCAAAAGAACGGGATATCGGCTTTGTATTTCAGCATTATGCACTTTTTCGTCATATGACGATTGCTGACAATATCGCTTTCGGCTTACGAATGAAACCGAAACAAGAACGTTTGTCAGAGGCTGAAATTCAAGCAAAAGTTAAACATCTTTTGGAGCTGATTCAGCTGGAACATATTGGCGGACGTTATCCCGATCAGCTTTCCGGTGGTCAGCGTCAGCGAGTTGCCTTGGCAAGAGCCATTGCAACTGAACCGAAAGTGTTATTGTTAGACGAACCGTTCGGTGCTTTAGATGCGAAAGTGCGTAAAGATTTACGCCGTTGGTCGCGTGATTTCCATCATGAGATTAATCTCACCAGTATTTTTGTCACTCATGATCAAGATGAGGCATTGGAAGTATCGGATAAGATTATTTTGATGAATAAAGGTCAAATTGAACAAATCGGCACGCCGGAACAGGTTTATAAACAGCCCAAAAGTGCGTTTGTGGCAAATTTTCTAGGGGATGTGAATATCTTACATGGTTATATTTTAGCCGGTGTATTACATATTGATACGTTTAACAAGCCGATCGAACAATGTTATCTTGCCGATGATGTGGTGGTGTATGTACGTCCGCACGAAATTGCCATTAGTAAAACGTATAAAGAAAATTCGTTGAAAGGGATTATCTCCCGAGTACATACCGCAGGCCCCACGGTATTTTTAGAAGTGTTACATAAAAATCACGAACCGATAGAAATATCTGTCAGTTATGCTCAATTTGGACAAGAACAATTTGCTGTGGGTGATGAAGTCTATTTCCAACCATTATTACTCAATTTCTTTGTGCAAAATGAATTGATTGAATTTATGATTTAA
- a CDS encoding transferrin-binding protein-like solute binding protein encodes MEAAYTQDKLIVGSGYIIPKVEGSVQKVSLSANEKSDFGSIVVEGKSIPLLVDNFNGNTIRVSSNNMVRDITKQEHTAWGLVWEQGLDNQYLITQGMNETKDMPATGIYTYKGSAVQFTGVGSTIDVNSAERRDDAEFKADFIHKTFAGIIPQKDINAPIILAGEIKNNTFAGESSEGVKTKGGFFGAEASELIGDYIRTDKDKLVIGVFGAKKQPKEF; translated from the coding sequence GTGGAGGCCGCTTATACTCAAGATAAATTGATAGTCGGAAGTGGATATATTATCCCTAAAGTAGAAGGTTCAGTACAGAAAGTAAGTCTTTCTGCTAATGAAAAGAGTGATTTCGGATCAATTGTTGTAGAAGGTAAAAGTATTCCTTTACTTGTTGATAACTTCAATGGTAATACTATTCGAGTATCTTCAAATAATATGGTTCGAGATATAACAAAACAAGAACATACCGCTTGGGGATTAGTTTGGGAGCAAGGTTTAGATAACCAATACTTAATTACTCAAGGGATGAATGAAACTAAAGATATGCCGGCTACAGGTATTTATACCTATAAAGGTTCAGCCGTACAATTTACTGGTGTTGGAAGTACTATTGATGTAAATAGTGCGGAAAGACGAGATGATGCAGAATTTAAGGCAGACTTCATACACAAAACTTTTGCAGGGATTATCCCTCAAAAAGATATTAATGCACCTATTATTTTGGCCGGGGAAATTAAGAATAACACATTTGCTGGTGAAAGTAGTGAAGGGGTAAAAACGAAAGGCGGTTTCTTTGGAGCTGAAGCAAGTGAGTTAATTGGTGATTATATTCGCACAGATAAAGATAAACTCGTGATAGGTGTCTTTGGTGCGAAAAAACAACCAAAAGAGTTTTAA